TTCGGCCCGAGAACATCGGCCGCCCGCGCTCGCCCCTCCAGCCTGCCCCCGGGTCGAGTTGCCCGCGGCCCCTAGTTCTTGCCCGGCAGCAGCTTCTTCAGGGCGTCTTCCGCGCCTTTCCGCAGGTCGTCCGTGGCCTTGTCGAGTTTTTCGCCCGCGTCCGCGCCCATCCGCGACAATCCCTCGGTCAACTTCTGCGCCGCCTCGCCGGCCTTGCCCACGACCTCCACGCCAAGGCCCTTGATTTCTTGGAGTTGCGCCAGCGACCCCCGAATCTCGCCCAGAATCTCCGGCGGGAAGAGATCCCCGCCGCGCTCCGATGCAGATTCGAGCACCGCCTTTACGACCACCGCCGTGATCTGCCCGGCGGTCATGCCGCCAGAGGCCGATCCGACATTGGACAGCCGGATCTCATGAATGGGCACCGTGACGGCGGCGAGGTCTCCGGGCAGGCCCGTCAACTGCAGCCGCACTTCGACATCGGTGATCACGAGTTCGCGGACGATGAACTTCTTGGCGTCACCCTCCGAGGGCGCGTCGGGCGTGGTGGCGCCGCCGCCGCTCTCGAAGCGCTTGAGGTTGTCGAGAATGACCCCGTAGTTCGAGCCCGCGGCGGAGCGTTCCAGGTTGACGCGAATCCCGTCGAGCGCGAGGCGGGGAACCTCGACCACGGGGGCACGCACGGAGCCGAGGTCGGCGGCCACGCCGCCGGACGCCAGGCGGACGAAGTGGTCTCCCGTGAACCCGGCCGGGTTGGCGATCTGCAGTTCGCGCATGGCGAACGTGCCCGAGCGCAGCCCGACATCAACGTCGGACACGGTGGTGGGCACGCCCATCGCGTACGTGCCCCCCTTCTCGATCGCGCTCTTGGCGATGGAATCGATGTAGACGGCCGCGAGCACGACGCCCCCGACCAGCAGCACCCCCAGCACGCCGAGCACGATGACCAGACGCTTGACGAGTTTCATGGCGTTCTCCGGATCAGCGCGATCATACGGAGCGGGCCGCGGACGCCTCCGCCAGGGCGGTTGCATCGCCGGCGCGCCGGCGCAGGAAGAACGCCCACGCCACCACCACGCCGACCACGCACACCGAGAGCATCACGACGCTCGCGGAGGTGAAGAACTCGAGCACGTTGCTCCCGCGGTTCACCAGGTTCTTGCCGAGCAGCACGAGCACGTAGCCCAGGTAGCCGAAGGCGTCGGCGAGGTACATGAGGAACCCCAGGTTGCCCTTCTCGCGGGTCATGGCGAGCATGCGCTCGAAGACCGTCGTGTGCATCGCGACGTACGGCAAGTACAGCCCCAGCCCCATGAGCACCATGTACCAGTACGCGCCGATCGCCCCGGCACGATGGGCCAGGAACAGCGCCCCCAGCACGGCGAACCCGACCAGGCACATGCCCAGGGAGGTGAAGAACGCCAGGCGGTTGTCCTTCATCACCACGATCGCCCCGTTCAGCACGAGGACGACCGCCGCCACGAGCATCTCGGTGCGGGTAAAGACGCCCGGCGTGCTCTCCACGCCCAGCGCCTTCCACAGTTCGGGCATGAAGTCCGCGCGCATGCTGCGCAGCACCGTGAGCGCCAGGTACATCGCCACCAGCGGGACGATCGCCACCGCGTACCGCATGAACAGCGCCCGGCGTTCGTGCTTCGTCATCACCGTTCGCGCGGAGCGGGCGGCCTCGTCGGCCTCGGTCGGCCGGGGGATCCGGCGGAGCATCACCACCCCCACCGCCAGCGCCGGCGCCGAGATCAGCCCCGCGAGCGCGGGCATCCAATCCTCCGCCACGCCCGACTTGAGCAGCCACGACCCGAGCGATTTCGTCACGCCGTCGGCCAGGATAAAACTCGCGCACAACCCGGCGGTGAGCAGTTCCGTCAGGCGGCGGCCTTCCAGGAACCCGAGCACAAGCCCGAAGACCATGCCCAGCGGCAGGCCGTTGAGGAACAGGCAGGCCGCGTTCCACGGACGCGGCACGACGCCGAACAGCACGAGCGCCCCCTGCGCGATGCCGATGAGCACGATGATGGCGATCGCCCGTCGCGCCGGGGGCATCTCGGCGATGACCTTGATGCCGATGAACTTCGACAGCGTGTAGCCCAGCACCTGCGCCACGACGACGATGATCTTGAACCCGTAGCCGAAGAACTCCTCGTCGAACGAGGCGGCGGTGAACGGCTTGCGGAAGCCGTACATCGCGAAGTAGGTGACGAACGCCGCGAGGATCGACCACGTCGCCCAGAACGCGTCGCGCGACACGGACCGGGGCGCGGGCGTCGCGCCGTTCGGGGGCGTGTGCGATGGCTGGAGCGTGGGCCAGGTTTCCCCGGGCGTTCCCTGCGGCGTGGTGTCCTTGGTCATGGGGGAGGTAGTGTGCCAGCGTTGGCCCTCGCGTGCGCGGGTGCGGGCAGGTTTGACGAAATCTCAACACGCCCGCGGCGCGCGGGGCCCCGCGCCCTCTGCTAGCGTGTGGGCTTGTCGTCGCCCGGGATCGCCCGGGGCGAAAGGAGCGCCATGCACCCCATCACCGCACAGATCATCGAGATGTTCCGCTCGCGGGGCTCGTCGCAGTACGGGCACGAGGCGGTCACGCAGTTGCAGCACGGCCTGCAGGCCGCCTGGCTCGCGGAGAAGGAGGGCGCCGACGCGGAGTTGATCTCGGCGGCGTTGCTGCACGACGTCGGGCACCTGCTGCACGACCTGCCCGACGACGCGCCCGACCAGGGGATCGACGACCGGCACGAGGTGCTGGGCGAGCGCTGGCTGGACAAGCACTTCTCGGATCGCGTGGTGGAGCCGGTCCGGCTGCACGTGGACGCGAAGCGGTACCTGTGCGCCGCGGAGCGCGGGTATCTGGAGCTGCTGAGCGAGCCGTCGCGCCAGAGCCTGATGCTGCAGGGCGGGCCGATGAAGGGGAATGAACTGGCGGCGTTCGAGTCGCACCCGCACCGCGATCGTGCCGTGCGCCTGCGCCGGTGGGACGACCAGGCGAAGGACCCGGCGCTCGAGACGCCCCCGATCGAGCACTTCGCGCCGTACCTCGACGAGGCCGCCGGCCTGGCGTCGGAGCACGCGCGATGAGCCGACCGCGCACGATGCGCACGGCACGGATGTGGCGGGCCGCCGTCGCGGCGGGCGCGTGCGTCACGGGAGCCGCGGCGGCGCAGAACGCCCCGCCGGGCCCGAGCGTCGCCGGGCAGGCGCAGCCCGCGCGCACGCTGCCGGTGCCCGCGAAGGACCCGCGCGATTTCCGCGTGTCGGTGCTCGGGTGCCTGCGTCAGAACAAGCCCGCGCCGGGGCTGGCGCGCTACGTCGAGCATCGCCCGGATCTGGCGCTGTGGGTGGGCGACAACATCTACGCCGACGCGAAGGACGACCCGGGCATCATCCAGCGCTGCTACGACCAGCTCGGCGCGAACCCGGACTTTCAGCGCCTGCGGGCGATCGCCCCGGCGATGGTGACGTGGGACGACCACGACTACGGCGACAACAACGAGACGAAGCACTACACGCTCAAGAACGAGAGCCGCGAGATGTTCGTGCGGTTCTGGGGTCTCGAGAAGGAGATCCCGAGCACGCAGACGGGCATCTGGTGGTCGCGGGTGATCGAGACGTCGGGCAAGCGGCTGCAGGTGATCCTGCTCGACTGCCGCTGGCATCGCGACGAGCCGGGCCCGAGCGCGGACATGCTGGGCGAGGCGCAGTGGGCGTGGCTGGGCGAGCGCCTCGCGGAGCCGGCGGACCTGCGCCTGCTGGTGACGGGGTCGCAGGTGCTGCTGCCCAAGGAAGCCGGCTCGGAGACGTGGGACGAGTACCCCGCGGCCC
Above is a window of Planctomycetota bacterium DNA encoding:
- a CDS encoding DUF5690 family protein, with amino-acid sequence MTKDTTPQGTPGETWPTLQPSHTPPNGATPAPRSVSRDAFWATWSILAAFVTYFAMYGFRKPFTAASFDEEFFGYGFKIIVVVAQVLGYTLSKFIGIKVIAEMPPARRAIAIIVLIGIAQGALVLFGVVPRPWNAACLFLNGLPLGMVFGLVLGFLEGRRLTELLTAGLCASFILADGVTKSLGSWLLKSGVAEDWMPALAGLISAPALAVGVVMLRRIPRPTEADEAARSARTVMTKHERRALFMRYAVAIVPLVAMYLALTVLRSMRADFMPELWKALGVESTPGVFTRTEMLVAAVVLVLNGAIVVMKDNRLAFFTSLGMCLVGFAVLGALFLAHRAGAIGAYWYMVLMGLGLYLPYVAMHTTVFERMLAMTREKGNLGFLMYLADAFGYLGYVLVLLGKNLVNRGSNVLEFFTSASVVMLSVCVVGVVVAWAFFLRRRAGDATALAEASAARSV
- a CDS encoding HD domain-containing protein, which codes for MHPITAQIIEMFRSRGSSQYGHEAVTQLQHGLQAAWLAEKEGADAELISAALLHDVGHLLHDLPDDAPDQGIDDRHEVLGERWLDKHFSDRVVEPVRLHVDAKRYLCAAERGYLELLSEPSRQSLMLQGGPMKGNELAAFESHPHRDRAVRLRRWDDQAKDPALETPPIEHFAPYLDEAAGLASEHAR
- a CDS encoding alkaline phosphatase D family protein; its protein translation is MSRPRTMRTARMWRAAVAAGACVTGAAAAQNAPPGPSVAGQAQPARTLPVPAKDPRDFRVSVLGCLRQNKPAPGLARYVEHRPDLALWVGDNIYADAKDDPGIIQRCYDQLGANPDFQRLRAIAPAMVTWDDHDYGDNNETKHYTLKNESREMFVRFWGLEKEIPSTQTGIWWSRVIETSGKRLQVILLDCRWHRDEPGPSADMLGEAQWAWLGERLAEPADLRLLVTGSQVLLPKEAGSETWDEYPAARDRLFALVREKRAQRVLLVTGDQHYAEVCRRRGSFGYDAIELQFAGINQTEKPEFNPFRVSPCATALHSDAMIDIRWDADDYEPAHVLFRVFNSSTGQVEIAYRVNFSEIEAGSAASGGK